One window of the Megalops cyprinoides isolate fMegCyp1 chromosome 2, fMegCyp1.pri, whole genome shotgun sequence genome contains the following:
- the itprid1 gene encoding protein ITPRID1 isoform X1 produces the protein MLTMIPTDCGFDKRASLVASKARWSRVDEPSSDHLMTRGKAGDCKRDSIHQWLISSCQQYAKPDSTQETTELLRRHTSGEDDLVLGVEASLYGKSTALKTVQEFLRCQQVPPALSRWNSVTSAVSTNSALSVMDVLNLWQDDPEELLLDLGFGCDEPDISVKIPARFINHPSKARGINIQVFLEAQKNRMDVENPDVSNRFRQLEVLQQVTSAFSSLVGGTPVTPPPSGERSVASTDQPLGAGEKRKRLSMLLRRASKKTLSMAQSEPDMPLPPAASQEPAPGLHPTTSDRRTALKRGRPGIPENGCLSPLVEEQSPPPSRDTSDPPPAPSALTEGNLRVRPGRDPPCVVPIIPYRRKSPGELKTPESFEMEEVHSFDEGSITGLAEGTEGGVMRTNSCQSDSSGFLEEPCIPALSQQNSPVPELMKALYAMSGDSTDSQSAQKEGPDLHCVSSQGHQGAESAQPAESACTEARHGAPEREGEEMSGVLQVPPEGSSSETEAGPRLVHTPGADRADEGTAPLGGEDGDGVTGTGLEQDWGADITITESQKAEEPATPEETGTLLSDNAVSDPQLQGESQAQTWGAQPEEECQISRVSLSGEESSAKAAPMAQSGSEEGCGQQEGFLRRSLSGVGRADPPAASRQTSGETSDRATPSQPGFGPARSVSVQMPSSLGPVSQLAHRRGVAEPPAPRSQRDSFCRKAWSDAGGCRASNLCQELAVAEAMTREQTTPPRRRLSLGSRGSSRTRSASLDTGLAHEDDEGDADTGVGVSGHWGRGFLVGGGRCCQCGHRCTSCSQHTHCPAGESCSKELEILHYAASQSAAFPYSLDELEGMMRCVRRFRSILEEIEERLTEEQAQVYSILSDLDREDIRDIRELRTAVKKEVDQLETQLADLTQHYDVGLKTQMHRLLDEQSHLCTQLRILPSETRHQRPSLSSEATPTSPISAHPFETQHWGTTPSFEATPTDSKAAFPFETRQQSSSPAPTPRPTTTRSVATQCCLLHHPPANGVFTPGDEVAAYCSCPQTGGVLTTSPSVTTDQNPQHKQEKLDFVGFFQSLKDSFRHSVNSDSLE, from the exons ATGCTGACGATGATTCCCACTGACTGCGGCTTCGACAAACGGGCCTCACTGGTGGCCTCTAAGGCCAGGTGGAGCAGGGTGGACGAGCCTTCATCAGACCACTTGATGACCAGAGGCAAAGCCG GAGACTGTAAACGAGACAGCATTCACCAGTGGCTGATATCCAGCTGTCA ACAGTATGCAAAGCCGGACTCCACCCAAGAAACCACAG AACTGCTGAGGAGACACACCAGTGGGGAAGATGACTTAGTACTAGGTGTGGAAG CGTCTTTGTATGGTAAAAGCACAGCCCTCAAGACTGTTCAAGAATTCTTGCG GTGTCAGCAGGTGCCGCCTGCGCTGTCCCGCTGGAACAGTGTCACGTCCGCTGTTTCGACCAACTCTGCGCTGAG TGTCATGGACGTGCTGAACCTGTGGCAGGATGACCCCGAGGAGCTGCTCTTGGACTTGGGGTTCGGCTGTGATGAGCCAGACATCTCTGTTAAGATCCCGGCCCGCTTCATCAACCACCCGTCCAAGGCCCGTGGGATCAACATCCAGGTGTTTCTGGAGGCCCAGAAGAACCGCATGGATGTGGAGAACCCAGACGTGAGCA atCGCTTCAGGCAGTTGGAGGTCCTGCAGCAGGTGACCTCCGCCTTCTCCTCGCTGGTGGGCGGCACACCCGTCACGCCCCCCCCATCAGGCGAGCGGTCGGTGGCCAGCACAGACCAGCCGCTGGGGgctggagagaagaggaagcGGCTGAGCATGCTTCTCCGCCGGGCCTCCAAGAAGACCCTCAGCATGGCCCAGAGTGAGCCGGACATGCCTCTCCCCCCTGCGGCCAGTCAGGAGCCTGCTCCGGGGCTCCACCCCACCACCTCCGACAGACGGACTGCCCTGAAGCGTGGCCGGCCAGGGATCCCCGAAAATGGATGCCTGTCGCCCTTAGTGGAGGAGCAGAGCCCTCCCCCCAGTAGGGATACTTCCGACCCCCCTCCAGCACCCTCAGCGCTCACGGAGGGGAACCTTAGAGTGAGACCTGGGAGGGACCCCCCCTGTGTGGTCCCCATCATCCCATATCGGAGGAAGAGCCCTGGCGAGCTGAAGACCCCAGAGTCCTTTGAAATGGAGGAG GTCCACAGCTTCGATGAAGGCAGCATTACAGGACTGGCTGAGGGCACAG AGGGTGGGGTTATGAGGACgaacagctgtcagtcagacagcagcgGCTTTCTGGAGGAGCCCTGCATTCCTGCTCTTTCTCAGCAGAACTCACCTGTACCTGAGCTAATGAAG GCTTTGTATGCCATGTCAGGGGACAGCACAGACAGTCAGAGTGCACAGAAGGAAGGCCCAGACCTCCACTGCGTCTCCTCCCagggccaccagggggcagagtCTGCCCAGCCTGCTGAGTCGGCATGCACTGAGGCGAGGCACGGAGCTccggagagggagggggaggagatgTCAGGAGTCCTCCAGGTACCGCCAGAGGGGAGCAGCTCGGAAACAGAGGCTGGCCCCAGATTGGTCCACACGCCGGGGGCAGACAGGGCAGATGAGGGAACGGCGCCCCTTGGGGGAGAGGATGGGGATGGTGTTACAGGAACAGGACTGGAACAGGACTGGGGTGCAGATATTACAATAACAGAAAGCCAAAAAGCAGAAGAACCAGCGACACCAGAGGAGACAGGCACCCTGCTTAGTGACAATGCTGTCAGTGACCCCCAATTGCAGGGGGAATCTCAGGCACAGACTTGGGGTGCACAGCCAGAAGAGGAGTGCCAGATTTCGCGAGTATCGCTCAGTGGGGAAGAGAGCTCTGCCAAGGCTGCCCCGATGGCACAGAGTGGATCGGAGGAGGGGTGTGGCCAACAGGAGGGGTTCCTGAGACGCAGCCTCTCTGGAGTGGGTAGAGCAGACCCCCCCGCAGCAAGCAGGCAGACGAGTGGGGAGACCTCGGACAGGGCAACCCCGAGCCAGCCTGGTTTTGGTCCTGCCAGGTCCGTCTCAGTGCAGATGCCCTCCAGCCTGGGCCCCGTGTCCCAGTTAGCCCATCGTAGGGGCGTGGCCGAACCCCCCGCTCCACGGTCCCAGAGGGACTCCTTCTGCAGGAAGGCCTGGTCTGACGCCGGCGGCTGCCGTGCCTCTAACCTCTGTCAGGAGCTCGCCGTCGCCGAGGCGATGACGCGGGAGCAGACCACGCCCCCTCGCAGACGGCTCTCTCTTGGGAGTCGGGGAAGCTCCCGGACAAGGTCGGCATCGCTGGACACGGGGCTGGCGCACGAGGACGACGAGGGCGACGCGGACACGGGTGTGGGCGTGTCCGGGCACTGGGGGCGGGGCTTCCTGGTGGGTGGCGGGCGCTGCTGTCAGTGTGGCCACCGCTGCACCAGCTGctctcagcacacacactgccctgcaggagagagctgCAGCAAGGAGCTGGAGATTCTGCACTACGCAGCCAGCCAGAGTGCTGCCTTTCCT tactCCCTGGATGAGCTGGAGGGCATGATGCGCTGCGTGAGGAGGTTCCGCTCCATCCTGGAGGAAATCGAGGAGCGTCTGACGGAGGAGCAGGCCCAGGTGTACAGCATCCTCTCAGACCTGGACAG agaggacatCAGAGACATCCGGGAACTGCGAACCGCAGTGAAAAAGGAGGTGGACCAGCTGGAGACGCAACTGGCCGACTTGACCCAACACTACGATGTGGGCCTTAAAACG CAGATGCACAGACTCCTGGATGAGCAGTCCCACCTGTGCACACAGCTAAGGATCCTCCCCTCTGAAACCCGACACCAGAGACCCTCCCTCAGCTCAGAGGCCACACCTACCAGCCCCATATCAGCCCATCCCTTCGAAACCCAACACTGGGGCACCACCCCCAGTTTTGAAGCCACACCCACAGACTCTAAGGCAGCCTTCCCATTTGAAACCCGACAACAGAGCtcctcccctgcccccaccccgaGGCCGACAACCACGAGAAGTGTGGCCACCCAATGCTGCCTACTGCACCACCCGCCTGCAAATGGTGTCTTCACCCCTGGAGATGAGGTGGCGGCATACTGCAGCTGTCCACAGACAGGGGGAGTGCTCACAACATCACCCTCGGTCACCACTGACCAGAATCCACAGCACAAGCAGGAAAAACTGGACTTTGTGGGCTTCTTTCAGAGT ttGAAGGATTCTTTCAGACACTCGGTCAACAGTGACTCTTTGGAGTGA
- the itprid1 gene encoding protein ITPRID1 isoform X2, with the protein MLTMIPTDCGFDKRASLVASKARWSRVDEPSSDHLMTRGKAGDCKRDSIHQWLISSCQQYAKPDSTQETTELLRRHTSGEDDLVLGVEASLYGKSTALKTVQEFLRCQQVPPALSRWNSVTSAVSTNSALSVMDVLNLWQDDPEELLLDLGFGCDEPDISVKIPARFINHPSKARGINIQVFLEAQKNRMDVENPDVSNRFRQLEVLQQVTSAFSSLVGGTPVTPPPSGERSVASTDQPLGAGEKRKRLSMLLRRASKKTLSMAQSEPDMPLPPAASQEPAPGLHPTTSDRRTALKRGRPGIPENGCLSPLVEEQSPPPSRDTSDPPPAPSALTEGNLRVRPGRDPPCVVPIIPYRRKSPGELKTPESFEMEEVHSFDEGSITGLAEGTEGGVMRTNSCQSDSSGFLEEPCIPALSQQNSPVPELMKALYAMSGDSTDSQSAQKEGPDLHCVSSQGHQGAESAQPAESACTEARHGAPEREGEEMSGVLQVPPEGSSSETEAGPRLVHTPGADRADEGTAPLGGEDGDGVTGTGLEQDWGADITITESQKAEEPATPEETGTLLSDNAVSDPQLQGESQAQTWGAQPEEECQISRVSLSGEESSAKAAPMAQSGSEEGCGQQEGFLRRSLSGVGRADPPAASRQTSGETSDRATPSQPGFGPARSVSVQMPSSLGPVSQLAHRRGVAEPPAPRSQRDSFCRKAWSDAGGCRASNLCQELAVAEAMTREQTTPPRRRLSLGSRGSSRTRSASLDTGLAHEDDEGDADTGVGVSGHWGRGFLVGGGRCCQCGHRCTSCSQHTHCPAGESCSKELEILHYAASQSAAFPYSLDELEGMMRCVRRFRSILEEIEERLTEEQAQVYSILSDLDSRCTDSWMSSPTCAHS; encoded by the exons ATGCTGACGATGATTCCCACTGACTGCGGCTTCGACAAACGGGCCTCACTGGTGGCCTCTAAGGCCAGGTGGAGCAGGGTGGACGAGCCTTCATCAGACCACTTGATGACCAGAGGCAAAGCCG GAGACTGTAAACGAGACAGCATTCACCAGTGGCTGATATCCAGCTGTCA ACAGTATGCAAAGCCGGACTCCACCCAAGAAACCACAG AACTGCTGAGGAGACACACCAGTGGGGAAGATGACTTAGTACTAGGTGTGGAAG CGTCTTTGTATGGTAAAAGCACAGCCCTCAAGACTGTTCAAGAATTCTTGCG GTGTCAGCAGGTGCCGCCTGCGCTGTCCCGCTGGAACAGTGTCACGTCCGCTGTTTCGACCAACTCTGCGCTGAG TGTCATGGACGTGCTGAACCTGTGGCAGGATGACCCCGAGGAGCTGCTCTTGGACTTGGGGTTCGGCTGTGATGAGCCAGACATCTCTGTTAAGATCCCGGCCCGCTTCATCAACCACCCGTCCAAGGCCCGTGGGATCAACATCCAGGTGTTTCTGGAGGCCCAGAAGAACCGCATGGATGTGGAGAACCCAGACGTGAGCA atCGCTTCAGGCAGTTGGAGGTCCTGCAGCAGGTGACCTCCGCCTTCTCCTCGCTGGTGGGCGGCACACCCGTCACGCCCCCCCCATCAGGCGAGCGGTCGGTGGCCAGCACAGACCAGCCGCTGGGGgctggagagaagaggaagcGGCTGAGCATGCTTCTCCGCCGGGCCTCCAAGAAGACCCTCAGCATGGCCCAGAGTGAGCCGGACATGCCTCTCCCCCCTGCGGCCAGTCAGGAGCCTGCTCCGGGGCTCCACCCCACCACCTCCGACAGACGGACTGCCCTGAAGCGTGGCCGGCCAGGGATCCCCGAAAATGGATGCCTGTCGCCCTTAGTGGAGGAGCAGAGCCCTCCCCCCAGTAGGGATACTTCCGACCCCCCTCCAGCACCCTCAGCGCTCACGGAGGGGAACCTTAGAGTGAGACCTGGGAGGGACCCCCCCTGTGTGGTCCCCATCATCCCATATCGGAGGAAGAGCCCTGGCGAGCTGAAGACCCCAGAGTCCTTTGAAATGGAGGAG GTCCACAGCTTCGATGAAGGCAGCATTACAGGACTGGCTGAGGGCACAG AGGGTGGGGTTATGAGGACgaacagctgtcagtcagacagcagcgGCTTTCTGGAGGAGCCCTGCATTCCTGCTCTTTCTCAGCAGAACTCACCTGTACCTGAGCTAATGAAG GCTTTGTATGCCATGTCAGGGGACAGCACAGACAGTCAGAGTGCACAGAAGGAAGGCCCAGACCTCCACTGCGTCTCCTCCCagggccaccagggggcagagtCTGCCCAGCCTGCTGAGTCGGCATGCACTGAGGCGAGGCACGGAGCTccggagagggagggggaggagatgTCAGGAGTCCTCCAGGTACCGCCAGAGGGGAGCAGCTCGGAAACAGAGGCTGGCCCCAGATTGGTCCACACGCCGGGGGCAGACAGGGCAGATGAGGGAACGGCGCCCCTTGGGGGAGAGGATGGGGATGGTGTTACAGGAACAGGACTGGAACAGGACTGGGGTGCAGATATTACAATAACAGAAAGCCAAAAAGCAGAAGAACCAGCGACACCAGAGGAGACAGGCACCCTGCTTAGTGACAATGCTGTCAGTGACCCCCAATTGCAGGGGGAATCTCAGGCACAGACTTGGGGTGCACAGCCAGAAGAGGAGTGCCAGATTTCGCGAGTATCGCTCAGTGGGGAAGAGAGCTCTGCCAAGGCTGCCCCGATGGCACAGAGTGGATCGGAGGAGGGGTGTGGCCAACAGGAGGGGTTCCTGAGACGCAGCCTCTCTGGAGTGGGTAGAGCAGACCCCCCCGCAGCAAGCAGGCAGACGAGTGGGGAGACCTCGGACAGGGCAACCCCGAGCCAGCCTGGTTTTGGTCCTGCCAGGTCCGTCTCAGTGCAGATGCCCTCCAGCCTGGGCCCCGTGTCCCAGTTAGCCCATCGTAGGGGCGTGGCCGAACCCCCCGCTCCACGGTCCCAGAGGGACTCCTTCTGCAGGAAGGCCTGGTCTGACGCCGGCGGCTGCCGTGCCTCTAACCTCTGTCAGGAGCTCGCCGTCGCCGAGGCGATGACGCGGGAGCAGACCACGCCCCCTCGCAGACGGCTCTCTCTTGGGAGTCGGGGAAGCTCCCGGACAAGGTCGGCATCGCTGGACACGGGGCTGGCGCACGAGGACGACGAGGGCGACGCGGACACGGGTGTGGGCGTGTCCGGGCACTGGGGGCGGGGCTTCCTGGTGGGTGGCGGGCGCTGCTGTCAGTGTGGCCACCGCTGCACCAGCTGctctcagcacacacactgccctgcaggagagagctgCAGCAAGGAGCTGGAGATTCTGCACTACGCAGCCAGCCAGAGTGCTGCCTTTCCT tactCCCTGGATGAGCTGGAGGGCATGATGCGCTGCGTGAGGAGGTTCCGCTCCATCCTGGAGGAAATCGAGGAGCGTCTGACGGAGGAGCAGGCCCAGGTGTACAGCATCCTCTCAGACCTGGACAG CAGATGCACAGACTCCTGGATGAGCAGTCCCACCTGTGCACACAGCTAA
- the ppp1r17 gene encoding protein phosphatase 1 regulatory subunit 17 — MAEHKLNGQDHHCRISDISSMLAGESGAADSLEKAGSQPLNSEQPRDGQGQRKPRRKDTPVLHSPPLVPGVRRMKGEKRMIHLEDEEKEGMK, encoded by the exons ATGGCTGAACACAAGCTGAATGGGCAGGACCATCACT GTCGGATCTCAGACATCTCCAGCATGCTGGCGGGAGAATCGGGGGCAGCGGACTCATTGGAGAAGGCTGGATCCCAGCCCCTGAACTCTGAGCAGCCCAGAGACGGACAGGGACAGAGGAAACCGCGGCGGAAAGACACGCCAGTCCTGCACTCTCCTCCTCTTGTACCGG GGGTCAGACGGATGAAAGGGGAAAAACGCATGATTCACCTGGAGGAcgaagagaaagagggaatgaAGTAG